TTCCTCaattctttccccctcccttctctttgcctctcctttctttcttttcctctttcctttttttccctccctttcatACTCATTCTTCTTGCCATCTACCCGTCTATCCCTTCATACCCCACTGCTATttctcccccacccagcccctcACCCTGCCTCCCTCAGGTTCAGCCTTCACACTTAGGGTAGGGAGGCAAGAGAAGATCCTCAGCCCAGGGAACACTTGTTGGTGTTCTTCTTGTCACAGGTTTTCAGGTCAGTGCTGGGGGGCTTGTTGCCATTTCCCTAGAGGGAGAAGGACACAGGGGTCAGAGTGTAAATGGCTGGCTGGGGTATGAGCCTATAAACTGAAGTCAATCCACCCTCTTGGAAAATCTTAGCATTGCTCCCCTCTTCAGTTTTTatccccaatacacacacacacacacacacctagcccagcaagacacacacacacacacacacacacacttgtaccTAGCCCAGCAAGAACCAACTCACTGATCTCCGGCCTCCTGACTTGAGTAAGATGTCCCGGGCCAGGGAACTGAAAGCCTAGGGAGGAAAAAGCGGAGATTTTTCAGAACAGATTGGAGGGGAGGATAAATCTATCTTCCGATACTCTATCTCTGGAAGCAGGGGGTATCTCACCTCATCCACATTCATACTGGATTTGGCACTTGTCTCAAAAAATCGAATTCCATGCTCTCGAGCCAACTGTAGGGGAGTGAAGTGGGAAGGAGAGTGGGATAGAGAGCAGCAGCCATGTCCTCTGTGATCTGACCTCATCTTGGCCCTCCCAGACTAATTCTAGAACATTGCCCAGCCTGGCCCTCACCTTATCAGCCTGCTCCTTCTGCACCTTCCTCTTGGCCTCCATGTCACACTTGTTCCCCAGCAAGAGGCGCTCCACCCCAGCTGAGGCATTCTGGGGGCAATAGGGTAAGACAAGTAAAAGTTGGGTCCTGCATATCCTCACGGCTCCCTTCATCCTCCAGGTTTTACCCAGTTCCCCCATTTTTGGAGGGTCCTCACCTCTTTGATGCTTTTCATCCAGTTCTGAATATTCTCAAAGGATTTCTCATCTGTGATGTCGTATACTAGTATAATGCCCTGGGGGATGGCAAAGTTCACTTTGGACCATATTCCTGTTTGGACTTCCCACTGCCCTCTAAGTGACCCTGCAAGTCCCATCCATGGATCTAGATGCTAGGCCATGTGAGGCCCTCTGTAACTCACACTGTGCCCCACATTTTCCCCTGCCCCAACCCCTGATCTTTTGTACTCATAAAACTATATTCTATTGCCTCGTGCCCTCATCCCTTGTCCAGACCCACACTTGTACCATGGCTCCACGGTAATAGGCAGTAGTTATCGTCTTGAATCGCTCTTGGCCAGCTGTATCCCTGAAGAAGTAGAAGGTTTCATGAGGTGGAACAGAAGGAAGGGCTCTCCAAGGGGAGAATTCCCCTCCTAAGAATTTAGCTTTTGCAACATGGTGGGGCTGAAAGGAACAGAATCAGGAAACAGTAAAGGGGAAAGGGATGAAAGACAGTTGATATTGGCAGAGGACCAAGAAACAAGATGTCTCTTGTTTATTTATCGAATGCTTAtgctgtgccaagcactgtgtaaGTATCATTTTATCTAATCCTCAAGTCTACCCTTGTGAGACATGTTTTATTgtacacattttacaaatgagaaaacagatttgGATAGGCTGAACGAATAATGACGGtcaggggctagctggttagctcagttggttacagtgtggtgttgataaGACGAacgtccagggttcaatctctgttaccagccagctgccaacaataaaaaaaaaaataataataatgaaagtcAGGTGGCAGGTTAAgtaacagagccaggatttgaacaccAGTCTGCTCTTATTTGTTGTATCATAATGTCTCCTAAGCCTCATACCACAGCTTTAGGGTCTCCAGCTTCCTTATGACAGTCAGGTCAAACTTCTATACCTggctttctgggctctctgtaATTTAAAGAGAGAACTAGACTTGTAATCAAGTCTTAATTCTGTTACTTGCCATTTCATTGCTTAGAGTCTGTTTGCACATTATATCTCAACAGACACTTATTGTCAAATTCAAAGAATGGTTTGGAGCTGGGGGAGGCAAGAGTTACAAAAAAGCTGAAAATAGTTGGGAGAGCAAGAAGAGAGATGGGAGGACAGCAGAGTGAGGCGAGAGAAATGGATTAGAAGAAGTGCTGGAAGGAGCAACAGGGAAAGGGAGACAAATGaagcaaaatagaagaaaaaggatTGTAGGAGGTAAGTGGGGAAGTCTGGTTAGGCATTCTATAGGATTCACTCACCAGACTTGTAGTTTGATCTTCTTCCCTTCTATATCCACAGTGCGGATCTTGAAATCAATTCCTATGGGTGGAAGTTGCAACTGAAGTtgagatgtgtatgtgtgtgcgtgtaaaAGTAAGTGGTGGAAGAGACAATGGAACAGTGACAGCACCAGAAattttgcagcagagaaacttgGAGGGCAATCTTGTTGACAGTATAGAACTAGAATTTTCCCAAAGCCATGTTTGTATACAAAGCACATTGTCTTTACTTAGATTTTATGGATTTGGGGGGAGAGAAGGTGATAATTTTGCAGGGGGGCTTAAGGCCCTTAAGCCATCTCTTGAGTCCACTCAGCCATGCCAGCTGGCAAATCTTTTAATTCAGTCTGTCTCCCCCAAAATATTACTTTCACATTCCTCTTGCCATGTTTTTTTAGAACCCTCTTATTTCCCAGGCCAGAGGAGATGAAGAAAGATgagatgggaggaggggagaCAGTGTTCCTCTTAGCAGACACTTGGGCAACTCCCCCAAGCGTGCTGGGGGCCAGAGGGAGGAGGATGAGTCACCAAGCTGACTCAGAGACCCCAAAAGTCCCCTCATTCCCACCTTCCTCACCAGACTGGCTGCAAATTCACGATCACAGTCCTTGGGCCACCCTCTGGCACATCCAGCCCCCTGTTCTATCCTCCTTAAcccactatttttttaaaaaaattatttcccagCCCCCTATTATGTTGAGGGACAGGGAGACTGGGAAGTAGACGGTAAGGCGGGGATCCAATGGGAGAGTCTGAAGCTCAGTGGGACAGAAAGAGGCTAGCAATATTGGGAGACAGATGTTTGGGGGAGAGGGATATAGGAAATGTGATCAAAAGAGTTCTAGGTGGATTGGGGTCAGGGAAGAGAAGCTGAGAGGGAAACAGAAAGCTTCATGTGGAGTTGGG
The sequence above is drawn from the Cynocephalus volans isolate mCynVol1 chromosome 8, mCynVol1.pri, whole genome shotgun sequence genome and encodes:
- the RAB13 gene encoding ras-related protein Rab-13, translated to MAKAYDHLFKLLLIGDSGVGKTCLIIRFAEDNFNNTYISTIGIDFKIRTVDIEGKKIKLQVWDTAGQERFKTITTAYYRGAMGIILVYDITDEKSFENIQNWMKSIKENASAGVERLLLGNKCDMEAKRKVQKEQADKLAREHGIRFFETSAKSSMNVDEAFSSLARDILLKSGGRRSGNGNKPPSTDLKTCDKKNTNKCSLG